Proteins co-encoded in one Brassica oleracea var. oleracea cultivar TO1000 chromosome C4, BOL, whole genome shotgun sequence genomic window:
- the LOC106337927 gene encoding uncharacterized protein LOC106337927 — translation MLCSNIAPFSSHFVTSNSAERYEKLAPREFVIQQRLDVNDENLFDVKRVVVRSGLIYTLIDSDLFHPNVVKEFIANLGAAENRGNGVAVFLRGSMVEFSPSLINAMYLVPGFEEDPDYLAANIDRVCSFLTDNRVQRWEDMSSKYLTPTNQVYKLVCSNWIPTTNYTSMNQERLKFLYMLHHHRSFDFGQMVYDQIISFAANINTDRSRRVIFPTLIQQVIDYQRTVLSFEDDEEYTGYPKLVVKDIKASRGQGGNSSAVDLLADIERTIADLKSIRIRLRSKGVYSRQTLQDEEEGEVEPDSEESESF, via the exons ATGCTTTGTTCCAACATCGCTCCGTTCTCGAGTCACTTCGTCACGAGCAATTCGGCTGAGAGGTATGAAAAATTGGCTCCCCGTGAGTTTGTGATTCAGCAGAGGTTAGATGTGAATGATGAGAACTTGTTTGATGTGAAACGGGTGGTAGTTAGGTCGGGTTTGATCTACACTCTGATTGATAGTGATTTGTTTCACCCCAATGTGGTGAAAGAGTTTATTGCCAATTTGGGTGCTGCTGAGAATAGAGGAAATGGTGTTGCTGTGTTTCTTCGTGGGTCTATGGTTGAATTCTCTCCTAGCCTGATTAATGCCATGTATTTGGTTCCGGGATTTGAAGAAGATCCTGACTACTTGGCCGCAAACATTGATCGAGTGTGCTCGTTTCTGACGGATAATCGTGTGCAGCGTTGGGAAGACATGAGCTCTAAGTATCTGACCCCGACGAATCAGGTTTACAAGCTAGTGTGCTCAAATTGGATTCCCACCACCAACTACACGTCAATGAACCAGGAACGACTCAAGTTTCTCTACATGCTCCATCATCATAGAAGCTTTGACTTTGGTCAGATGGTCTACGATCAAATCATCAGCTTTGCAGCGAACATCAACACTGACAGGTCTCGGAGGGTCATTTTCCCTACATTGATTCAGCAAGTTATTGACTATCAACGAACAGTGTTGTCATTTGAAGATGATGAGGAGTATACCGGGTATCCTAAGCTAGTTGTCAAAGACATAAAGGCAAGCAGAGGACAAGGGGGTAATTCTAGTGCCGTGGATCTTCTGGCTGACATTGAGCGAACCATAGCTGATCTTAAGAGCATTCGGATTCGCTTGAGGAGTAAGGGTGTA TATTCTCGTCAAACCCTACAGGATGAGGAGGAAGGTGAAGTGGAACCGGATAGTGAAGAAAGTGAAAGTTTCTAA